The following are from one region of the Nocardia terpenica genome:
- a CDS encoding helix-turn-helix domain-containing protein, translating to MQAHRAEQQGSGLSVGARIELRRHQFGLSRRVVANLVGRSEEWLRLVESGRQSLDSIRIIASLAEVLGIENIAELIEWSTGRHAINRDSGQDHILELFKHAIVDPLDINAAASSPNVSIEELRHGLVRCEEIWHSSGERYSLVAQLLPSIVRDSGRLFWTTMDPAVGEIAIRANHMTRRFLNRMNWHNLAAMVADRSMCISRCLKTSLWTTASAWHVGNAMLRLALPIEAHDIATAAINTLDETVDDTRKQLILRGALLLLAAEAAAMTHNVREADELITLATHLSRELDDEQMVGDIAFGPMAVGLARIEIALLRAEFSEIPRIAAQVEVPEGYSVGDLAHFHIALAYAFAHRNEDVAAAYSLSRAADLCPEEIRYDKYACETMEQLIHRENRLVRRDITKLLARITAST from the coding sequence ATGCAAGCACACCGGGCAGAACAGCAAGGAAGTGGATTGTCGGTAGGTGCGAGAATAGAATTGCGGCGCCATCAATTCGGACTCTCTCGCCGCGTAGTGGCAAATCTCGTCGGCCGCAGTGAGGAATGGCTACGCTTGGTGGAGTCGGGCCGCCAGTCATTGGATAGTATAAGAATAATAGCCAGTTTGGCGGAGGTGCTGGGAATAGAGAACATTGCCGAATTGATAGAATGGTCGACCGGCCGTCACGCAATTAATCGCGACAGCGGGCAGGATCATATATTGGAGCTCTTCAAACATGCGATCGTCGATCCGCTCGACATCAACGCCGCGGCATCTTCGCCGAACGTCTCGATCGAAGAGCTACGTCACGGGCTCGTCCGTTGCGAGGAGATCTGGCACAGCTCGGGGGAGCGCTATTCTCTGGTGGCGCAGCTGCTGCCATCGATCGTTCGCGACAGCGGCAGATTGTTCTGGACAACCATGGATCCTGCGGTCGGCGAGATAGCGATCCGCGCGAACCATATGACGCGGCGATTTCTCAACCGTATGAACTGGCACAATCTGGCGGCCATGGTCGCCGACCGGAGTATGTGTATTTCTCGATGTCTCAAGACGTCATTATGGACGACGGCAAGTGCATGGCATGTCGGCAACGCAATGTTACGCCTGGCGTTGCCGATAGAGGCACACGATATCGCGACTGCCGCCATCAATACACTCGACGAAACGGTGGACGACACGCGGAAGCAACTGATTCTACGTGGTGCGCTGCTCCTCCTGGCCGCCGAAGCCGCAGCAATGACTCATAATGTCCGGGAGGCCGATGAGCTGATCACGCTGGCCACACACCTGTCGAGAGAGCTCGACGATGAGCAGATGGTCGGCGATATCGCGTTCGGCCCGATGGCTGTTGGGCTCGCCAGGATAGAAATCGCACTCCTGCGAGCGGAATTCAGCGAGATCCCTCGAATCGCGGCTCAAGTAGAGGTGCCCGAAGGGTATTCGGTGGGCGATCTCGCGCACTTCCACATCGCACTCGCGTATGCCTTCGCGCATCGTAACGAGGATGTGGCGGCGGCCTATTCGCTGTCACGGGCAGCGGACCTATGCCCAGAGGAAATCCGTTACGACAAGTACGCATGTGAGACGATGGAGCAGTTGATCCATCGCGAGAACCGCCTGGTTCGGCGGGACATCACCAAACTCCTCGCCCGCATCACCGCATCCACGTAA
- a CDS encoding polyprenyl synthetase family protein has translation MTGSETTSAPVNLAGIRKQVDGILDRFLRQQAHSLEKRGLPREITDIVHDFVFAGGKRLRPTLVALGWLAAGGDSAVPTPVIQVAAALELCHTAVLVHDDIIDNSDTRRNRPTVHRVVSQRYRTRPDADRFGMRAAILLGDLVMLWCDEMLHTAQLTPAQTATVIPIFDTMRTDVIYGQYLDLATSGLSGGDVEKALEIVRYKTSSYTFECPLRMGAALADASIRIQQDLRAYAGPLGVAFQLQNDLEGVYGAGASSLDDLREGKHTALLAFAVRHADPAQSARLYELVGNPELDASGAATCREIFDIVARGQVQQMIRTRWERAQGVLDRATFPMAVKDALRAVADNVTRGITWMR, from the coding sequence GTGACCGGATCCGAAACCACCTCGGCCCCCGTCAATTTGGCCGGGATCCGGAAGCAGGTCGACGGGATACTCGACCGGTTCCTGCGACAGCAGGCGCATTCCCTCGAGAAACGCGGGCTGCCGCGTGAAATCACCGACATCGTGCACGACTTCGTCTTCGCGGGCGGCAAACGGCTACGCCCGACCCTGGTGGCGCTGGGATGGCTTGCCGCGGGGGGAGATTCGGCCGTGCCGACACCCGTGATCCAGGTGGCCGCCGCGTTGGAGCTGTGCCATACCGCCGTCCTCGTCCACGATGACATCATCGACAACAGTGATACTCGGCGAAACAGGCCGACGGTGCATCGGGTCGTGTCTCAGCGGTACCGGACACGACCCGATGCAGATCGCTTCGGCATGCGCGCCGCGATTCTGCTCGGTGATCTCGTCATGCTGTGGTGTGACGAAATGCTGCACACCGCACAGCTCACACCCGCCCAAACGGCAACGGTGATACCGATATTCGACACCATGCGGACCGATGTCATCTACGGGCAATATCTGGATCTCGCCACAAGCGGCCTATCAGGCGGTGACGTGGAGAAAGCACTGGAGATCGTACGGTACAAGACCTCCAGCTACACCTTCGAGTGCCCGTTGCGGATGGGCGCCGCGCTCGCCGACGCCAGCATCCGGATACAACAGGACCTCCGCGCGTATGCGGGTCCGCTCGGCGTCGCCTTCCAGCTGCAGAACGATCTGGAGGGCGTGTACGGTGCCGGCGCGTCGAGCCTCGACGATCTGCGTGAGGGCAAGCACACCGCCTTGCTGGCGTTCGCTGTACGCCATGCGGATCCGGCGCAATCGGCTCGGCTGTACGAGCTGGTCGGCAATCCGGAATTGGATGCGAGCGGGGCCGCCACCTGTCGGGAGATATTCGACATCGTCGCGCGCGGACAGGTCCAGCAGATGATCCGCACTCGGTGGGAACGGGCGCAGGGCGTCCTGGATCGGGCCACGTTCCCGATGGCTGTCAAGGACGCCCTGCGTGCCGTCGCCGACAACGTCACCCGCGGGATTACGTGGATGCGGTGA
- the ispG gene encoding flavodoxin-dependent (E)-4-hydroxy-3-methylbut-2-enyl-diphosphate synthase, which translates to MPPGTGTPADATGASGIRRSKRLWVGSVPVGAGAPISVQSMCTTTTADVDSTLQQIAELTAAGCEIVRVAVPSRDDAAALPRIVARSPIPVVADIHFQPHYVFEAIDAGCAAVRVNPGNIKQFDDRVADIARRAAAAKVPIRIGVNAGSLDRRLLARHGGATPQALVESALWECSLFEEHGFTDIKISVKHHDPMTMVAAYRELAARCEYPLHLGVTEAGPLMQGTIKSAVAFAILLHGGIGDTIRVSLSAPPVEEVKVGIGILESLGLRQRKLEIVSCPGCGRLQVDLYNLTAKVEAAFADFPFPLRVAVMGCIVNGPGEARAADIGVSSGNGKGQIFVRGEVVATVPEHRIVETLVEEAAKLAADTHTPSDSTPGVER; encoded by the coding sequence ATTCCGCCCGGCACCGGAACACCAGCGGACGCGACAGGTGCGAGCGGTATCCGTCGCTCGAAGCGACTGTGGGTCGGTTCGGTGCCGGTCGGTGCTGGTGCGCCGATCTCGGTCCAGTCGATGTGCACGACCACTACCGCTGACGTCGACTCGACGCTGCAGCAGATCGCCGAACTCACGGCTGCGGGTTGCGAGATCGTCCGTGTCGCGGTCCCGTCCAGGGATGACGCGGCGGCGCTGCCGCGGATCGTGGCCAGATCTCCCATTCCGGTGGTCGCCGACATCCACTTCCAGCCGCACTACGTTTTCGAGGCGATCGATGCCGGATGTGCCGCGGTCCGGGTGAATCCGGGGAATATCAAGCAGTTCGACGATAGGGTCGCCGACATCGCCCGTCGTGCGGCGGCCGCGAAGGTGCCGATCCGGATCGGAGTGAACGCGGGTTCGCTGGACAGACGCCTACTGGCCAGACATGGCGGCGCGACGCCTCAGGCACTGGTGGAGTCCGCCCTGTGGGAGTGCTCGCTGTTCGAAGAACATGGGTTCACCGACATCAAGATCAGCGTCAAGCATCATGACCCGATGACCATGGTCGCTGCCTACCGTGAGCTGGCGGCACGGTGCGAATATCCGCTGCATCTCGGTGTCACCGAAGCCGGCCCGCTCATGCAGGGCACGATCAAATCGGCGGTGGCCTTCGCGATCCTGCTGCACGGAGGGATCGGCGACACCATCCGGGTCTCCCTGTCCGCACCGCCGGTGGAGGAGGTCAAGGTCGGCATCGGCATACTCGAATCGCTGGGATTACGACAGCGCAAGCTCGAGATCGTCTCCTGCCCGGGCTGTGGGCGGCTGCAAGTCGATCTCTACAACCTCACTGCCAAGGTAGAGGCGGCGTTCGCGGACTTCCCGTTCCCCCTCCGCGTTGCGGTCATGGGCTGCATCGTTAACGGACCCGGCGAGGCACGCGCGGCCGATATCGGCGTATCCAGCGGCAACGGCAAGGGACAGATCTTCGTCCGCGGTGAGGTCGTCGCCACGGTCCCGGAACATCGCATCGTCGAAACCCTGGTCGAGGAGGCGGCGAAACTCGCCGCAGACACGCATACCCCATCCGATTCCACACCGGGAGTGGAGCGATGA
- a CDS encoding 1-deoxy-D-xylulose-5-phosphate synthase, which produces MTTAAPEYIDPTADLGGWPMLAEACSPAQLRRIPRDRLPELCTQIREFLVTKVCATGGHLGVNLGVVELTVALHRVFDSPRDAIVFDIGHQIYVHKILTGRAAGFEGLRQEGGLSGYACRAESPHDWVENSHASTALSYADGLADAFTIAGRTDRTVVTVIGDGALTGGLAWEGLNNLAARPDRRIVLVLNDNGRSYDRTVGGIAKHLKDLRLGEGQVRSIFEQLGLTYLGPIDGHDIDQLERTLRSAGEFGKTVVVHVVTEKGFGYPLAELDQADHMHGIGVLDPRTGKPLSPTGQSWTSAFGDEIIRLAARRTDLVCVTAAMTQPVGLLRFSQTYPGRMFDTGIAEQHAVCAAAGLAMGGLHPIVAMYSAFLGRAFDQVLFDVGLHHLPVTFVLDRAGITGPDGPSHHGMWDTGLLGMVPGMRVAAPRDPARLRELLAEAVDHTGPSALRFPKSTVGHDIPALSRIDDMDILHRSVGRSLDLLIVCAGVTAEQCLDAAAIVEAAGYGVTVVDPRWVDPVGSPLLHLAARHRTVVTVEDACVTRGLGTSLIRCAAAMPEPIPIRPIGIAAEFLRQGARTDLLAASGISAGSIASTGLQALADRGDPKGGRS; this is translated from the coding sequence ATGACTACCGCTGCCCCAGAATATATCGACCCGACCGCAGACCTCGGCGGCTGGCCGATGCTCGCCGAAGCCTGTTCACCCGCACAGCTACGGCGCATACCCCGCGACCGACTACCTGAGTTGTGTACACAGATCAGAGAATTTCTGGTGACGAAGGTCTGTGCGACGGGTGGTCACCTCGGGGTGAACCTCGGCGTTGTCGAGCTGACCGTCGCGCTGCACCGGGTGTTCGATTCTCCGCGCGATGCCATCGTTTTCGATATCGGACACCAGATATACGTCCACAAGATCCTGACCGGCCGCGCCGCCGGTTTCGAGGGTCTCCGACAGGAGGGCGGGCTGTCGGGATACGCCTGTCGGGCCGAATCACCGCACGACTGGGTGGAGAACTCGCATGCGTCCACCGCGCTGTCCTACGCCGACGGTCTCGCGGATGCGTTCACTATCGCCGGGCGGACCGACCGCACCGTTGTCACCGTGATCGGTGACGGCGCCTTGACCGGTGGCTTGGCCTGGGAAGGGCTGAACAACCTCGCGGCACGCCCGGATCGCCGCATCGTGTTGGTGCTCAACGACAACGGGCGATCCTATGACCGCACAGTCGGCGGTATCGCGAAGCATCTGAAGGACCTGAGACTCGGCGAGGGCCAGGTGCGGTCGATCTTCGAGCAACTGGGCCTCACCTACCTGGGGCCGATCGACGGGCACGACATCGACCAGCTCGAACGGACATTGCGCAGCGCGGGCGAATTCGGCAAGACCGTGGTGGTCCACGTGGTGACCGAGAAGGGATTCGGTTACCCGCTCGCGGAACTCGATCAAGCCGATCACATGCACGGCATCGGCGTGCTAGACCCGCGAACCGGGAAGCCGCTCTCTCCGACCGGCCAGTCTTGGACATCGGCGTTCGGAGACGAAATTATCCGCCTGGCCGCGCGCCGCACCGATCTGGTGTGCGTGACCGCCGCCATGACCCAACCGGTAGGTCTTCTAAGATTCTCGCAGACATACCCCGGCCGAATGTTCGATACCGGAATCGCCGAACAGCATGCGGTATGCGCGGCGGCGGGATTGGCGATGGGTGGGCTCCATCCAATCGTGGCGATGTATTCGGCTTTCCTCGGCAGGGCATTCGATCAAGTGTTGTTCGATGTCGGACTACATCACCTACCGGTCACCTTTGTGCTGGATCGGGCCGGAATCACCGGTCCAGACGGCCCGTCGCATCACGGCATGTGGGATACTGGCCTGCTCGGTATGGTACCCGGAATGCGAGTTGCCGCCCCACGGGATCCGGCGCGGCTGCGCGAGTTACTGGCCGAAGCCGTCGACCACACGGGCCCGAGCGCACTGCGATTCCCCAAATCGACTGTGGGCCATGATATTCCGGCTCTATCGCGGATCGACGACATGGATATTCTGCATCGCAGCGTCGGTCGGTCACTGGATCTGCTCATCGTGTGTGCTGGCGTCACCGCCGAACAGTGTCTCGATGCGGCCGCGATCGTGGAAGCCGCCGGGTACGGCGTCACGGTCGTCGATCCGCGGTGGGTCGATCCGGTAGGTTCGCCGCTGCTGCATCTGGCCGCGCGACATCGCACGGTCGTCACCGTCGAAGATGCCTGTGTCACGCGGGGCTTGGGCACCAGCCTGATTCGCTGCGCCGCAGCGATGCCGGAGCCGATCCCGATCAGGCCGATCGGAATAGCGGCGGAATTCCTCCGGCAAGGGGCGCGCACGGATCTGCTGGCAGCGTCCGGAATATCCGCGGGATCCATCGCCTCGACGGGGCTGCAAGCCCTAGCGGACCGCGGCGACCCGAAAGGCGGGCGATCATGA
- the ispH gene encoding 4-hydroxy-3-methylbut-2-enyl diphosphate reductase: MAARELVLASPRSLCAGVDRAVETVEAVLAQHGAPVYVRKQIVHNVHVVAGLESKGVVFVDELDEVPDDSLVVFSAHGVSPRVHAEAARRRLRVIDATCPLVTKVHSEAKRYATQGNTIVLIGHAGHEEVDGTMGEAPEQTVLVETVEDVAALTVPDPDRVVYLTQTTLAVDDTAEVIAALLARFPRAVGPAGGDICYATTNRQAAVQQVAEQTDVVLVIGSANSSNSVRMVERVRRQGTPAYLIDDAAAIEPEWLAEARAVGISAGASAPQWLVDEVVAHLVRLGATAVRELAVTTETMQFSLPQQASSTRTQLK; this comes from the coding sequence ATGGCCGCCCGGGAGTTGGTGCTGGCGTCACCGCGGTCGTTGTGTGCAGGTGTGGACCGTGCCGTCGAGACGGTAGAGGCGGTGCTCGCCCAACACGGTGCGCCCGTTTACGTCCGCAAACAGATCGTGCACAACGTGCACGTCGTCGCCGGTCTCGAGAGCAAGGGCGTCGTCTTTGTCGACGAACTCGACGAGGTTCCCGATGACTCGCTGGTGGTGTTCTCCGCGCATGGGGTGTCGCCCCGGGTGCACGCCGAGGCCGCACGACGGCGGCTGCGGGTGATCGACGCCACCTGTCCGCTGGTCACCAAGGTGCACTCCGAAGCCAAACGCTATGCCACCCAGGGCAACACCATCGTGCTGATCGGTCATGCCGGGCACGAGGAAGTCGATGGCACGATGGGCGAGGCACCCGAACAGACCGTCCTTGTCGAAACCGTCGAGGACGTCGCGGCGCTGACTGTGCCCGACCCCGATCGGGTGGTCTACCTGACCCAGACCACCCTTGCCGTCGACGACACCGCCGAGGTGATAGCCGCGCTGCTGGCACGTTTCCCGCGTGCGGTCGGCCCGGCGGGGGGTGATATCTGTTACGCGACGACCAACCGGCAGGCCGCGGTGCAGCAGGTCGCCGAACAGACGGATGTCGTGCTGGTGATCGGCTCGGCGAACTCGTCGAATTCGGTGCGGATGGTCGAGCGGGTACGCAGGCAAGGCACACCCGCCTACCTGATCGACGACGCGGCCGCCATCGAACCCGAATGGCTGGCCGAGGCGCGGGCGGTCGGGATCTCGGCGGGAGCGTCGGCGCCGCAGTGGCTGGTCGACGAGGTCGTCGCGCACCTGGTCCGGCTCGGCGCCACGGCGGTGCGCGAACTGGCCGTCACCACCGAGACGATGCAGTTCAGCCTCCCACAGCAGGCCTCCAGCACGCGAACGCAGTTGAAGTGA
- a CDS encoding polyprenyl synthetase family protein, translating to MTAIDAVGRRRAPEILKSVRVLIDTEYRTVVKSLPESLCRIGGYNIGWWDASGTPTAESGKYLRPALAILSSAAMSDGSIDLVRDRAIAAAVAVELVHNFTQLHDDIMDNDRIRRHRTSAWAQFGVGPAILAGDLFLFAATEVLSPYDHVVMEILGATLRELCEGQMADLSFEQRHMVSLDECFRMSEGKTAALLGAACELGAWAAGVDAQRRAFMRKFGWEVGRSCQLVDDLLGIFGDPEVTGKPVYADLIRRKKSLPVVAALNSDTAAGMELRQIYASSRQLKRAELAHVARLIENAGGRRWAEDMARETRGAAGTFLASADPTEEAAADLLILADFIMGRDH from the coding sequence ATGACTGCTATCGATGCCGTGGGGCGGAGACGCGCGCCGGAGATCTTGAAAAGCGTCCGCGTTCTCATAGATACGGAATACCGCACGGTTGTGAAGAGTTTGCCCGAGTCGTTATGCCGGATCGGTGGATATAATATCGGGTGGTGGGACGCCTCAGGAACCCCGACAGCAGAGTCGGGCAAATATCTTCGTCCTGCGCTGGCGATCCTGTCGTCTGCGGCCATGTCGGACGGATCGATCGACCTAGTGCGTGACAGAGCGATCGCGGCCGCGGTAGCGGTGGAATTAGTGCACAATTTCACCCAGCTGCACGACGATATCATGGACAATGATCGGATACGACGTCATCGGACGTCGGCGTGGGCGCAATTCGGCGTCGGACCGGCCATTCTGGCGGGTGACCTGTTCTTGTTCGCGGCGACCGAGGTGCTCTCCCCGTACGACCATGTGGTGATGGAAATCCTCGGCGCAACCCTGCGTGAGCTGTGCGAAGGGCAGATGGCGGATCTGTCGTTCGAGCAACGGCACATGGTGTCGCTCGACGAATGTTTCCGAATGTCAGAAGGGAAAACCGCCGCGTTGCTCGGCGCCGCCTGTGAGCTGGGCGCCTGGGCCGCGGGGGTGGATGCCCAGCGCCGGGCATTCATGCGAAAGTTCGGCTGGGAGGTCGGGCGGTCCTGTCAGCTGGTCGATGACTTGCTGGGCATATTCGGCGATCCAGAAGTCACCGGGAAACCTGTCTATGCGGACCTGATCCGGCGAAAGAAATCTCTGCCGGTGGTAGCCGCTTTGAATTCAGATACTGCGGCCGGGATGGAGTTGCGGCAGATTTATGCGAGCAGTCGGCAGCTGAAGCGAGCCGAATTGGCACACGTCGCGCGGCTGATCGAGAACGCGGGCGGACGGCGTTGGGCGGAGGACATGGCACGGGAAACCCGTGGCGCGGCAGGCACATTCCTGGCGTCGGCTGATCCCACCGAGGAAGCTGCCGCGGACCTGCTTATTCTCGCAGACTTCATCATGGGCCGGGATCATTGA
- a CDS encoding IS1182 family transposase, whose protein sequence is MSLRPHGPAGIPARTAEAAWSSCPKGAPAMLIRDRLSELIGDEEFLSWYPTDGRPSLSPAQLMLVSILQFAENLSDRQAADAVRLRLDWKYALGLELEDAVFDYSVLSEFRARLGEHDRADRLLQVMLARLIGAGLLEGRGQQPTDATHVLAAVRRLSRLELAGESVRAALQELAEADPDWLAPLVEPRWAKQYGRKVEIGKVPGGRSGIIDLAETIGRNGLKLLTAVGTATAPPRLRDLPKVKILRRVWMHQYYWDPEGQLRWCEGTALPPASLRFDSPYDPDAHYCVKRDTAWSGYRTHFTETCDEDLPHVVTHVATTIAPVQDGVLTETIHDDLAAQQLAPAEHIVNTAYITPARMERAQRVHGIKLLGPIPTDHSPQAKRGTGFDKSAFDVDFDQHTATCPQGTTSRQWTPTRINDSDYILVKFPTKTCRDCPQRAQCTTAVSGPRSLALLPHPLHEIQIQARAEQATDEWKQRYAVRAGAESTISQNVRISGPRRSRYRGPRAGVGSARDRRLRG, encoded by the coding sequence ATGTCACTACGTCCGCATGGTCCTGCTGGGATTCCGGCCAGGACGGCGGAAGCGGCGTGGAGTAGCTGCCCGAAGGGTGCGCCGGCAATGTTGATCCGGGATCGGTTGAGTGAGTTGATCGGTGATGAGGAGTTCCTGAGCTGGTATCCCACCGATGGCCGACCCTCGCTTTCGCCGGCACAGTTGATGCTGGTGAGCATTCTGCAGTTCGCCGAGAACCTCAGCGACCGCCAGGCTGCCGATGCGGTCCGGTTGCGGCTGGACTGGAAGTACGCGCTGGGCCTGGAGTTGGAGGACGCCGTGTTCGATTACTCGGTACTCAGCGAGTTCCGTGCCCGGCTCGGTGAACACGACCGGGCCGATCGACTCCTGCAGGTGATGCTGGCGCGTCTGATCGGGGCCGGACTGCTCGAGGGCCGGGGCCAGCAACCCACCGACGCCACTCATGTACTGGCCGCGGTACGGCGGCTGAGCCGTCTGGAGCTGGCGGGCGAGAGTGTCCGGGCGGCCCTGCAGGAATTGGCCGAGGCCGACCCGGACTGGCTTGCACCACTGGTCGAACCCCGGTGGGCCAAACAGTACGGCCGGAAGGTGGAGATCGGCAAAGTTCCCGGCGGGCGCAGCGGCATCATCGACCTGGCCGAGACTATAGGCAGGAACGGACTGAAGCTGCTCACCGCCGTGGGGACGGCTACCGCGCCACCGCGGTTGCGGGACCTGCCGAAGGTGAAGATCCTACGTCGGGTATGGATGCACCAGTACTACTGGGACCCCGAGGGGCAATTGCGCTGGTGTGAGGGCACGGCGTTGCCGCCGGCCTCGCTGCGGTTCGACTCTCCGTACGATCCCGACGCCCACTACTGCGTCAAGCGCGACACCGCCTGGAGCGGCTACCGGACCCACTTCACCGAGACCTGCGATGAGGACCTGCCGCATGTGGTGACGCACGTGGCCACCACGATCGCCCCTGTCCAGGACGGAGTGCTGACCGAGACCATCCACGATGATCTGGCCGCCCAACAGCTGGCTCCGGCCGAGCATATCGTGAACACCGCCTACATCACTCCCGCCCGAATGGAGCGCGCCCAGCGGGTTCACGGCATCAAGCTGCTCGGCCCGATCCCTACCGACCACAGCCCGCAAGCCAAGCGAGGCACCGGATTCGACAAGTCCGCCTTCGATGTGGACTTCGACCAGCACACCGCTACTTGTCCGCAAGGAACCACCAGCCGCCAATGGACACCCACACGGATCAACGACAGCGACTACATCCTGGTCAAGTTCCCCACGAAGACCTGCCGGGACTGCCCGCAGCGCGCCCAGTGCACCACCGCTGTCAGCGGTCCCCGATCCCTGGCACTGTTGCCGCACCCCCTGCACGAGATCCAGATACAGGCTCGCGCCGAACAGGCCACCGATGAATGGAAGCAGCGCTATGCCGTCCGAGCCGGCGCGGAATCCACGATCTCACAGAACGTACGCATCAGTGGCCCGCGCAGATCCCGTTACCGGGGGCCCCGCGCTGGCGTGGGGTCAGCGAGGGATCGGCGGCTTCGCGGATGA
- a CDS encoding DUF4389 domain-containing protein, giving the protein MQQKLAGYPIRVRGDLDPALSRWKWLIKWVLAIPHFVVLFFLAIAYSIVTMVAFFAVLCTARYPRTLFEFNVGVMRWAWRVSFYSFVLGTDKYPPFSLSTDSDYPADLEVDYPERLNRGLVLIKSWLLAIPHYLIIAAVGSEAAHMLSATDYGDWVNATAISLLTILIATAEISLLFIGRYPIGIFEFTIGLNRWIWRVQTYAALMCDEYPPFRLDQGAREPVCVMREIEAAEPTAAERGNK; this is encoded by the coding sequence ATGCAGCAAAAGTTGGCTGGCTACCCTATTCGGGTCCGAGGTGATCTGGACCCCGCATTGTCGCGCTGGAAGTGGCTGATTAAATGGGTGCTGGCCATTCCGCATTTCGTTGTGCTATTCTTCCTGGCCATCGCGTATTCGATCGTCACGATGGTGGCATTCTTTGCAGTCTTATGCACCGCACGCTATCCACGAACTCTCTTCGAGTTCAACGTCGGGGTGATGCGATGGGCATGGCGCGTCTCGTTCTATTCGTTTGTCCTGGGCACCGATAAGTATCCTCCTTTCAGCCTCTCAACTGACTCTGACTATCCAGCCGACTTGGAGGTCGACTATCCGGAGCGACTCAATCGCGGTTTGGTGTTGATAAAGTCGTGGCTATTGGCAATACCTCACTACTTGATAATAGCCGCTGTTGGGAGCGAGGCCGCTCATATGCTCTCAGCAACCGACTACGGCGATTGGGTCAATGCGACTGCCATATCGCTTCTGACGATCTTGATTGCCACAGCCGAGATTTCCTTACTTTTTATAGGCCGTTATCCTATTGGGATATTCGAATTTACAATCGGCCTTAATCGTTGGATCTGGCGAGTGCAAACGTATGCGGCATTGATGTGTGATGAATATCCGCCATTTCGACTCGATCAAGGAGCGCGTGAGCCGGTATGCGTAATGCGAGAGATCGAGGCCGCAGAGCCAACTGCTGCCGAGAGGGGCAATAAATAG
- a CDS encoding TetR/AcrR family transcriptional regulator yields MRVPGQHTSASRHPAVQARRAERRRKLLAAGIEVFGDRGYANSSVTLLCHAAGLARAQFYEHFDNREDLLLAVYDMIQEQARHAVSQAVAEQADDVVARAHAAMTAFAESVGHDPRRARLVFVEVIGVSERAEQHRVQSRELWVRYIAEQIAHTRGADYCPPGGYTAAATGFIGALMALVHQWSLGSADMKLTDAVEVLTHFLISLINPESMGATGANVVITLLAEGSATTSQSR; encoded by the coding sequence GTGAGAGTCCCCGGCCAGCACACATCGGCCAGCCGCCACCCCGCCGTCCAAGCCCGCCGAGCCGAACGACGCCGCAAACTCCTGGCCGCCGGCATCGAGGTCTTCGGTGACCGCGGATACGCCAACAGCTCGGTCACCCTGCTCTGTCACGCCGCTGGGCTCGCACGCGCACAATTCTACGAGCACTTCGACAATCGTGAAGATCTGCTGCTCGCCGTCTACGACATGATCCAAGAACAAGCCCGGCACGCCGTCAGCCAGGCCGTCGCCGAACAGGCCGACGATGTCGTGGCCCGCGCCCACGCCGCGATGACCGCCTTCGCGGAATCCGTCGGCCACGACCCCCGCCGAGCACGCCTAGTCTTCGTCGAAGTCATCGGCGTCAGCGAACGAGCCGAACAACACCGCGTGCAATCACGAGAACTCTGGGTCCGGTACATCGCAGAACAGATAGCGCACACCCGCGGAGCTGATTACTGTCCGCCCGGCGGATACACAGCCGCAGCAACTGGCTTCATCGGCGCTCTCATGGCACTCGTCCACCAATGGAGCCTCGGTAGCGCTGACATGAAACTCACCGACGCGGTCGAGGTACTGACCCACTTCCTGATCAGCCTAATCAATCCCGAAAGCATGGGCGCCACTGGGGCAAACGTGGTAATCACGTTACTCGCCGAGGGCTCCGCCACGACAAGCCAGTCCAGATAA